Proteins co-encoded in one Arachis hypogaea cultivar Tifrunner chromosome 13, arahy.Tifrunner.gnm2.J5K5, whole genome shotgun sequence genomic window:
- the LOC112738045 gene encoding exocyst complex component SEC8 isoform X3 — MGLFDDLPLPEDKAYLRRELAKIDESWTVARFDSLPHVVHISTSKDRDAAAQLLKEQSDVVEEVVDEVVQTYHSGFNKAIQNYSQILKLFSDSTESISVLKVDLAEAKKHLSARNKQLHQLWYRSVTLRHIISLLDQIEGIAKVPARMLIAEKQFYAAVQLQVQSMLMLEREGLQTEVEVHGQYFSKR, encoded by the exons ATGGGACTTTTTGATGACTTGCCTTTGCCTGAAGACAAAGCT TATTTGAGACGTGAACTCGCTAAAATAGATGAGAGTTGGACTGTTGCTCGTTTTGATTCACTACCTCATGTTGTTCACATTTCGACGTCAAAAGATCGTGATGCTGCTGCACAATTGTTGAAGGAGCAAAGTGATGTTGTTGAGGAGGTTGTGGATGAAGTAGTACAAACCTATCATAGTGGCTTCAACAAAGCTATCCAAAACTATTCCCAG atcttgaagcttttcagTGATTCCACTGAGAGTATCTCCGTCTTAAAGGTAGATTTGGCAGAGGCAAAGAAGCACCTTAGTGCGCGCAATAAACAATTGCATCAATTATGGTATCGCTCAGTTACATTGCGACACATAATCTCCTTATTGGATCAAATTGAAGGCATTGCTAAG GTTCCAGCACGTATGCTCATTGCTGAGAAGCAATTTTATGCTGCAGTTCAATTGCAAGTGCAGTCTATGCTGATGCTTGAGAGAGAAGGTCTCCAAACT GAAGTTGAAGTTCACGGCCAATATTTTTCTAAGAGATGA
- the LOC112738045 gene encoding exocyst complex component SEC8 isoform X1, translating to MGLFDDLPLPEDKAYLRRELAKIDESWTVARFDSLPHVVHISTSKDRDAAAQLLKEQSDVVEEVVDEVVQTYHSGFNKAIQNYSQILKLFSDSTESISVLKVDLAEAKKHLSARNKQLHQLWYRSVTLRHIISLLDQIEGIAKVPARMLIAEKQFYAAVQLQVQSMLMLEREGLQTVGFQLTHILSYFHLILSRNLLFFINSSPPWFWTSLGILVKRSK from the exons ATGGGACTTTTTGATGACTTGCCTTTGCCTGAAGACAAAGCT TATTTGAGACGTGAACTCGCTAAAATAGATGAGAGTTGGACTGTTGCTCGTTTTGATTCACTACCTCATGTTGTTCACATTTCGACGTCAAAAGATCGTGATGCTGCTGCACAATTGTTGAAGGAGCAAAGTGATGTTGTTGAGGAGGTTGTGGATGAAGTAGTACAAACCTATCATAGTGGCTTCAACAAAGCTATCCAAAACTATTCCCAG atcttgaagcttttcagTGATTCCACTGAGAGTATCTCCGTCTTAAAGGTAGATTTGGCAGAGGCAAAGAAGCACCTTAGTGCGCGCAATAAACAATTGCATCAATTATGGTATCGCTCAGTTACATTGCGACACATAATCTCCTTATTGGATCAAATTGAAGGCATTGCTAAG GTTCCAGCACGTATGCTCATTGCTGAGAAGCAATTTTATGCTGCAGTTCAATTGCAAGTGCAGTCTATGCTGATGCTTGAGAGAGAAGGTCTCCAAACTGTAGGATTTCAACTCACTCACATTTTATCCTATTTTCATCTTATTTTGAGTAGGAACCTGCTATTTTTCATTAATAGTTCCCCACCTTGGTTCTGGACTTCACTTGGTATTTTAGTTAAAAGGAGCAAGTGA
- the LOC112738045 gene encoding exocyst complex component SEC8 isoform X4, translating into MQYLRRELAKIDESWTVARFDSLPHVVHISTSKDRDAAAQLLKEQSDVVEEVVDEVVQTYHSGFNKAIQNYSQILKLFSDSTESISVLKVDLAEAKKHLSARNKQLHQLWYRSVTLRHIISLLDQIEGIAKVPARMLIAEKQFYAAVQLQVQSMLMLEREGLQTEVEVHGQYFSKR; encoded by the exons ATGCAGTATTTGAGACGTGAACTCGCTAAAATAGATGAGAGTTGGACTGTTGCTCGTTTTGATTCACTACCTCATGTTGTTCACATTTCGACGTCAAAAGATCGTGATGCTGCTGCACAATTGTTGAAGGAGCAAAGTGATGTTGTTGAGGAGGTTGTGGATGAAGTAGTACAAACCTATCATAGTGGCTTCAACAAAGCTATCCAAAACTATTCCCAG atcttgaagcttttcagTGATTCCACTGAGAGTATCTCCGTCTTAAAGGTAGATTTGGCAGAGGCAAAGAAGCACCTTAGTGCGCGCAATAAACAATTGCATCAATTATGGTATCGCTCAGTTACATTGCGACACATAATCTCCTTATTGGATCAAATTGAAGGCATTGCTAAG GTTCCAGCACGTATGCTCATTGCTGAGAAGCAATTTTATGCTGCAGTTCAATTGCAAGTGCAGTCTATGCTGATGCTTGAGAGAGAAGGTCTCCAAACT GAAGTTGAAGTTCACGGCCAATATTTTTCTAAGAGATGA
- the LOC112738046 gene encoding uncharacterized protein yields MMRKEDENDESIKESSSLRKILAVNFNFLHMLVGDDFLMFNAKRIERVVLEYACNPLFLKVKMSNTRRKRSMGRRASSNLMGISDNSSLHNKEVNFLTCLQNRSHDSHRNR; encoded by the exons ATGATGAGGAAGGAAGATGAGAACGATGAGTCTATAAAA GAATCTTCATCTCTTAGAAAAATATTGGCCGTGAACTTCAACTTCCTGCACATg TTAGTTGGAGATGATTTCTTGATGTTTAATGCAAAACGCATTGAGAGAGTAGTACTAGAGTATGCATGTAACCCTCTTTTTCTTAAG gTTAAAATGTCGAATACAAGACGCAAAAGAAGCATGGGCAGACGAGCTTCCTCAAATCTTATGGGTATATCGGACAACTCCTCACTCCACAACAAGGAAGTCAATTTTCTGACTTGCTTACAGAATAGAAGCCATGATTCCCATAGAAATCGCTGA
- the LOC112738045 gene encoding exocyst complex component SEC8 isoform X2, with translation MQYLRRELAKIDESWTVARFDSLPHVVHISTSKDRDAAAQLLKEQSDVVEEVVDEVVQTYHSGFNKAIQNYSQILKLFSDSTESISVLKVDLAEAKKHLSARNKQLHQLWYRSVTLRHIISLLDQIEGIAKVPARMLIAEKQFYAAVQLQVQSMLMLEREGLQTVGFQLTHILSYFHLILSRNLLFFINSSPPWFWTSLGILVKRSK, from the exons ATGCAGTATTTGAGACGTGAACTCGCTAAAATAGATGAGAGTTGGACTGTTGCTCGTTTTGATTCACTACCTCATGTTGTTCACATTTCGACGTCAAAAGATCGTGATGCTGCTGCACAATTGTTGAAGGAGCAAAGTGATGTTGTTGAGGAGGTTGTGGATGAAGTAGTACAAACCTATCATAGTGGCTTCAACAAAGCTATCCAAAACTATTCCCAG atcttgaagcttttcagTGATTCCACTGAGAGTATCTCCGTCTTAAAGGTAGATTTGGCAGAGGCAAAGAAGCACCTTAGTGCGCGCAATAAACAATTGCATCAATTATGGTATCGCTCAGTTACATTGCGACACATAATCTCCTTATTGGATCAAATTGAAGGCATTGCTAAG GTTCCAGCACGTATGCTCATTGCTGAGAAGCAATTTTATGCTGCAGTTCAATTGCAAGTGCAGTCTATGCTGATGCTTGAGAGAGAAGGTCTCCAAACTGTAGGATTTCAACTCACTCACATTTTATCCTATTTTCATCTTATTTTGAGTAGGAACCTGCTATTTTTCATTAATAGTTCCCCACCTTGGTTCTGGACTTCACTTGGTATTTTAGTTAAAAGGAGCAAGTGA